In Rahnella variigena, one DNA window encodes the following:
- a CDS encoding aspartate:alanine antiporter — protein MNINVASLLNGNYILLLFVVLALGLCLGKIRLGSVQLGNSIGVLVVSLLLGQQHFSINTEALNLGFMLFIFCVGVEAGPNFFSIFFRDGKNYFMLALVMVGSAMLLALGLGRLFGWDIGLTAGMLAGSMTSTPVLVGAGDTLRNTMGGNNLLGSELDNLSLGYALTYLIGLVSLIFGARYLPKLQHQDLPTSAQQIARERGLDTDSKRKVYLPVIRAYRVGQELVAWADGKNLRELGIYRQTGCYIERIRRNGILATPDGDAVLQVGDEISLVGYPDAHSRLDPSFRNGKEVFDRDLLDMRIVTEEVVVKNNHAVGKRLSQLNLTDQGCFLNRVIRSQIEMPIDDSIVLNKGDVLQVSGDAKRVKSVAERIGFISVHSQLTDLLAFCAFFIVGLMIGLITFQFKNFSFGIGNAAGLLFAGIMLGFLRANHPTFGYIPQGALNMVKEFGLMVFMAGVGLSAGAGINNGLGAVGGQMLLSGLIVSLVPVVICFIFGAYVLRMNRALLFGAIMGARTCAPAMEIISDTARSNIPALGYAGTYAIANVLLTLAGTLIVIIWPGA, from the coding sequence GTGAATATAAACGTCGCTAGTTTGTTAAACGGGAATTACATCCTGTTATTATTTGTGGTTCTGGCACTCGGTTTGTGTCTCGGAAAAATTCGTCTGGGTTCTGTCCAGCTCGGAAATTCTATTGGCGTATTAGTGGTTTCGCTGCTTTTAGGTCAGCAGCATTTCAGCATTAATACCGAAGCCCTGAACCTCGGCTTTATGCTGTTTATTTTCTGTGTTGGCGTCGAAGCCGGACCGAACTTTTTTTCGATTTTCTTCCGCGACGGCAAAAATTATTTCATGCTTGCACTGGTGATGGTCGGCAGCGCCATGTTGCTGGCTCTCGGGCTCGGACGATTGTTCGGCTGGGATATCGGCCTTACCGCCGGTATGCTCGCCGGTTCCATGACCTCGACGCCGGTTCTGGTCGGCGCAGGGGATACCCTGCGCAACACCATGGGCGGCAATAATCTTCTCGGTTCTGAGCTGGATAATCTGAGTTTAGGTTACGCCCTGACCTATCTGATCGGACTGGTCAGCCTGATTTTCGGCGCGCGTTATCTGCCGAAGCTACAACATCAGGATTTACCGACCAGCGCCCAGCAAATAGCGCGCGAACGAGGTCTTGATACCGACAGCAAACGCAAAGTCTATCTTCCGGTGATCCGCGCCTATCGCGTCGGACAGGAACTGGTGGCCTGGGCGGATGGCAAAAACCTGCGCGAACTGGGCATTTATCGTCAGACCGGATGCTATATCGAACGTATCCGCCGTAATGGCATTCTGGCGACGCCAGACGGTGATGCGGTGTTGCAGGTCGGCGATGAAATCTCGCTGGTGGGTTATCCGGATGCGCATTCGCGTCTTGATCCGAGTTTCCGAAACGGTAAGGAAGTCTTCGACCGCGACCTGCTCGACATGCGCATTGTGACCGAGGAAGTGGTGGTCAAAAATAACCATGCCGTCGGTAAACGTCTGAGCCAGCTCAACCTGACCGATCAGGGATGTTTCCTGAACCGCGTGATCCGCAGCCAGATTGAAATGCCGATCGACGACAGCATCGTACTGAATAAAGGTGATGTCTTGCAGGTCAGCGGCGATGCGAAACGTGTGAAAAGCGTGGCAGAGCGTATCGGGTTTATCTCCGTACACAGCCAGCTCACCGATTTGCTGGCCTTCTGCGCCTTCTTTATCGTCGGCCTGATGATTGGTCTTATCACCTTCCAGTTTAAAAACTTCAGCTTTGGTATCGGCAATGCAGCAGGCCTGCTGTTCGCCGGGATCATGCTGGGCTTCCTGCGGGCAAACCACCCTACTTTCGGTTATATCCCGCAGGGTGCGCTGAATATGGTGAAAGAGTTTGGCCTGATGGTGTTTATGGCGGGCGTCGGCCTGAGTGCCGGTGCAGGAATCAATAACGGGCTTGGTGCGGTTGGCGGCCAGATGTTGCTTTCCGGCCTGATCGTCAGCCTGGTACCGGTGGTGATCTGCTTTATCTTCGGGGCATATGTCTTACGCATGAACCGCGCGCTGTTGTTCGGCGCCATCATGGGTGCGCGTACCTGCGCCCCTGCGATGGAAATCATCAGTGATACTGCGCGCAGCAACATTCCGGCACTCGGTTATGCAGGAACCTATGCGATTGCTAACGTATTGCTGACACTCGCCGGGACATTGATTGTCATCATCTGGCCCGGGGCATGA